The Streptomyces sp. V3I7 genome segment CCGTCCTCGTCGAGCACCCGCGCAGCCCGGCTGTCCACCATGAGCAGGCGTACGCGCCCGAAGTCACGCCGGTAGCTCCAGCGGGCCGAGGCCGGTTGGGTGTCGGCCCGGGAGGCGAAGGCGCGCAGCAGGCCGGTGGCGTCGGGGGTCGCGCGGACCTCGCGGTAGAGCGGGTCGGCGGCCAGGTCGTCCGGGGAGAGGTTCCCCAGGTGCTGATGGACCCAGTACGACATCAGCCCGCTCAGCAGCCGCTCCTGCCACCACGCGGTGGTCCGCATGTCCGCGAGCCAGGCGGCGGAGGTGTTCCAGTCGTCGATCACGTCGTGGTCGTCGAAGATCATGCAGCTGGGCACGGTGGACAGCAGCCAGCGCACCCCGGGGTCGAGCCAGGACTCGTAGTAGAGCCGGGTGTACTCCTCGTAGTCCGCGACCTCGCTGCCCGGCGGGGCGTCCAGGCCGCGGCGGGCGGCGAGCCAGCGCCGGGTGGCCGCGGAGGTCTCGTCGGCGTAGACCTGGTCGCCCAACAGCAGCAGCACGTCGGGGCGTTCACCGCCGGCGACGATGCGGGCGGCGAGCGCGCCGAGGGCGTCGGGGCCGACCGGGTCCCGCTCGGCGGCCGGGGGCGCGGCCCAGCGGCAGGAGCCGAAGGCGAGCCGGACGGTGCCGGAGCCAGGGGCGGAGATGACGGAGGGCGGGAACGGCGAGCCGGGCAGGGGCCAGACGCGGGCGCCGTCGAGGAACACCTCGTACGACGGCGCCGACTCCGGCGTGAGCCCGGTCACCGGCACCAGCGCGTAGTGGTGGCCCGCCACCTGGAAGGTACGGGCCGTGCCGCCGGCGCCGTCCGAACAGCGCACCTCGGCCGCGCACGGACGGCTCGTCTCGACCCATACGGTCGCTGACGAGCCGTCGGCGTACCTCAGCAGTGGCCCCAGGCGCAGTCCCGCCATGATCGTCCCTCCTCCGTCGCCCCGTACGGTACGGAACGACGGGGCCGGGCGGGGAGGTTCCTGCGTGGAGAACCGCGGAGAACTGCGGAGAACGCGGGGAGTTGCGGGGAGCGCGGGGAGTGCGGGGAGTTGCGGGGAGCGCGGGGAGTGCGGGGAGCGCGGGGAGTGCGGGGAGCGCGGCTTTTGACGGGTCAGCAGCCCGAGAGGTAGTTGGTGAGCGCGCTCTTCTCGGCGGAGTCGACCGAGAGGTTGTAGTAGTACTTCACCTGGACCCAGGCGCGGACGTAGGTGCAGCGGTAGGAGGAGACCGACGGCATCCAGGTCGACGGGTCCTGGTCGCCCTTGGCCTGGTTCACGTTGTCCGTGACGGCGAGCAGTTGGGGCCGGGTGACGTCGTTGGCGAAGCCCTGGCGCTGCGAGGTGGTCCACTTGCTGGCACCGGAGTCCCAGGCCTCGGCGAGCGGGACGAGGTGGTCGATGTCGACGTCGGCCGCCGCGTACCAGGTCGCGCCGTCGTACGGGGAGTACCAGCTGCCGCTCTGGGCCACGCAGGCGGAGTCGGTGACGACGTTGGAGCCGTCGCGCTTGAGGATCCACTCGCGGGTGTTGCACGTGCCGCTGATGGTGATCCACGTCGGGAACAGGTCGCGGCTGTAGCCGGTGCGGTTCTCGGAGGCCACGGTGAGCTGGGAGAGGTAGCTGCGGGCGGTGGCTCCGCTGACCGGGGTGGGAAGCGCGGCGGAGGCCGTCGGCGAGTTGAGGAGCGCGACGGAGGCGAGGAGCCCGGTGAGGGCCGCGACTATGCCGAACCGTCGACGCGCGTAGAGTTTCCGCATGGCAACGAACTCCCTTGTGGGGTGAGGGTGTTGGGCACGAGCTAGGAAATGCTCACAGCGCCGGATGGCCGGAGGGTGTGCATCCGGTAAGACGATAGTGACGCGTACATGACCCGACAAGGTTCATGACAACTTTGGGGCAAACGTCCGGTCACGGCCGGTCCCGTACCATGGCAGGAGCAGAAGGGGAGTAGCTCTTCGCCGGACCGTCGACATACTGCTCAGCCCGCCTGAGCCGGCGCCCGGAGGGAGACCTCGGTCACGAGGCCACCCAGCGAGACCTTCGGCAAGCAGTGCACGCCCGAGCCGTACGGCCCGGGTGCCATGTGTGCTGCCGCGCCGAGGTGTCCGCGAACAGCAACGCACTCTCGGCGGGGCGGCCCCGACCGATTGAGGGACCTTGATCAGCCTGACCGTGACGGCACTCGTCTTCGGCGTCGTCTTCCTCGCCGAACTGCCGGACAAGACCGCGCTCGCCGGTCTCGTCCTCGGCACCCGCTACCGCGCCTCGTACGTCTTCGCGGGCGTGGCCGCCGCCTTCACCCTGCACGTCGTGCTCGCCGTCGCCGCGGGCAGCCTGCTGACCCTGCTGCCGCAGCAGATCGTCCACGCGGTGACGGGCGTCCTCTTCCTCGGCGGCGCCGCGGTGCTCTTGCTGAAGAAGGACGACCACGAGGAGAACATCAAGCCGCCGGAGGACCAGTCCTTCTGGAAGGTGGCCGGAGCGGGCTTCACGCTCATCCTGGTCGCCGAGTTCGGCGACCTCACCCAGATCATGACGGCCAACCTCGCCGCCCGTTACGACGACCCGTTCTCCGTCGGCATCGGCGCGGTGCTCGCCCTGTGGGCGGTCGCCGGCCTCGGCATCATCGGCGGAAAGGCCCTGATGAAGCGGGTGCCGCTGAAGCTGATCACCCGGATCGCCGCGCTGATCATGCTGGGCCTGGGCGTCTGGAGCATCTGGGAGGCGGTCGCCGCCTGACCCGGCAGAGCGTCCGCGAGACCGGTCGCCGCCCGACCCGGCGGAGCGTCCGGGAGACCGGTCGCCGCCTGAGCCGGGCGGCCCGCATACCGACGCCGCCCGCCGGGGGCGGTAGCGGGAGCCCGGCCCCGTTTTGTACCGTAGAGAAACAAAGTGGCTCCCGCCCGTTTTCCCTGACCGGCGGGCGGGGCCGCCTTGGTCCTCCGGGGGGTACGTCCGCGACCCCCTCCGTAGCGCCTTGGAGCTGCCGATGACGGCCACCGCCACGCCCACCGTCCTCACCGCCCGCGCCCTCCTGCTCGACATGGACGGCACCCTCGTCAACTCGGACGCCGTCGTGGAACGGATCTGGCGACGCTGGGCCGATCAGCAAGGATTGGACGGCGACGAGGTGATGAAGGTCGTGCACGGACGCCAGGGGCAGGCCTCCATGGCCCTGCTCCTGCCGGACCGGCCGGTGGAGCAGAACCTCGCCGACAACGCCCGCATGCTCGCGGCCGAGACCGCCGACATGGACGGCGTCGTGGAGATCCCGGGCGCGACCGCGTTCCTCCGCTACCTCCAGGGCCACCCCCACGCCCTGGTGACCTCGGCCGACGTGGCCCTCTCCACGGCCCGCATGAACGCCGCGGGCCTCCCCCTCCCCGACGTCCGCGTCACCGCCGAGTCGGTCAGTGCCAGCAAGCCCGACCCGGAGGGCTTCCTCAAGGGCGCCGCCGAACTGGGCTTCACCCCCGCCGACTGCGTCGTCTTCGAGGACTCCGGCGCCGGCATCGCGGCCGGCCAGGCGGCGGGAATGCGCGTGGTGGGCATCGGGCCGCGAGCAGCCGCCCACGGCCCGGACGTGGTCGTACGGGATCTGACGCAGGTGCGGGTCGAGGCGGCGGGGGACGGGGTGCTGCGGATCCACGTCGGCTGATACCCGGCGTGACGCCGACTACGTCACCGGAGCGGTGATCGCGGTCGACGGAGGATTCACCGCCTGACCTCGGGCTCGCCCAGGTCTCCGGAACCCCATCGGGGCGATGCCGCAGGCCGGCGTCAGTCGATGACCGTGAAGCCGTGTCGGGCGGCCAGCCTCGTCAGGGAGGTCCGGCCGGGGACGCCGTCCGCGTCGCTGCCGCTGTAGCCGAGGTGGCGCTGCCACGCGGCGTAGGCGGCGATGGTCTTCGTGCCCCAGCTGCCGTCGACGTACTGGCCGGCCAGCATGCCCTCGGCCTTCAGCGCACGCTCGACGACGAGGACTTCGGACCCGTGCGTGGTGTGCCCCTGCGGGGCGGCCGGGTCGTGGCGCGCGGAGTACACCACATGCGCCAGCGAGACCCGGGGCTTCGAAGGCGCCGCGCCCGCCCACTGCTGGAGGGCGGCCTTGCTCGCGAAATTCGCCACGTTCCGGTCGATGCCGCCCGCGTCACCGTACTGGTGGACCGTCCACGCGTGCTGGATGCGCGGATGTCCGGCCGGTGCGCCCGGATCGGCGATCCACAGGCCGTCGCCGACGTACGACGTGGTGTCGCGACCCTTCCAGTAGTTCAGGTTGCAGTA includes the following:
- a CDS encoding GH25 family lysozyme, with amino-acid sequence MLMTVKGIDVASYQSEAFPTEGIDFVFIKVTEGTSYTNPKWQAQRDHARRAGLVVGYYHYAHGVRNLAEADYFLSKVSLAKGEMLAFDWEDSDVSNAEKDAWIRYVKSKAPGHRVLLYCNLNYWKGRDTTSYVGDGLWIADPGAPAGHPRIQHAWTVHQYGDAGGIDRNVANFASKAALQQWAGAAPSKPRVSLAHVVYSARHDPAAPQGHTTHGSEVLVVERALKAEGMLAGQYVDGSWGTKTIAAYAAWQRHLGYSGSDADGVPGRTSLTRLAARHGFTVID
- a CDS encoding alkaline phosphatase D family protein, which produces MAGLRLGPLLRYADGSSATVWVETSRPCAAEVRCSDGAGGTARTFQVAGHHYALVPVTGLTPESAPSYEVFLDGARVWPLPGSPFPPSVISAPGSGTVRLAFGSCRWAAPPAAERDPVGPDALGALAARIVAGGERPDVLLLLGDQVYADETSAATRRWLAARRGLDAPPGSEVADYEEYTRLYYESWLDPGVRWLLSTVPSCMIFDDHDVIDDWNTSAAWLADMRTTAWWQERLLSGLMSYWVHQHLGNLSPDDLAADPLYREVRATPDATGLLRAFASRADTQPASARWSYRRDFGRVRLLMVDSRAARVLDEDGRAMLDPGEAEWLRAQALKDREECDHLLLGTSLPWLLPHLVHDAESWNAALCRGERGARWARVGEKVRRAADLEHWAAFPESFADLTALIAEAGSGPSAPASICVLSGDVHHAYVAEPSWPEDAPVAAPDARVLQLTCSPVHNSIPLSMRLGFRFGWSGVARRLGRWLARHGRCPRPPVNWRRTGGPWFGNQLMTLTLRGRSAGMRLEQAGEDGALASAAEFDLTGP
- a CDS encoding HAD-IA family hydrolase, whose product is MTATATPTVLTARALLLDMDGTLVNSDAVVERIWRRWADQQGLDGDEVMKVVHGRQGQASMALLLPDRPVEQNLADNARMLAAETADMDGVVEIPGATAFLRYLQGHPHALVTSADVALSTARMNAAGLPLPDVRVTAESVSASKPDPEGFLKGAAELGFTPADCVVFEDSGAGIAAGQAAGMRVVGIGPRAAAHGPDVVVRDLTQVRVEAAGDGVLRIHVG
- a CDS encoding TMEM165/GDT1 family protein, giving the protein MISLTVTALVFGVVFLAELPDKTALAGLVLGTRYRASYVFAGVAAAFTLHVVLAVAAGSLLTLLPQQIVHAVTGVLFLGGAAVLLLKKDDHEENIKPPEDQSFWKVAGAGFTLILVAEFGDLTQIMTANLAARYDDPFSVGIGAVLALWAVAGLGIIGGKALMKRVPLKLITRIAALIMLGLGVWSIWEAVAA
- a CDS encoding HNH endonuclease family protein yields the protein MRKLYARRRFGIVAALTGLLASVALLNSPTASAALPTPVSGATARSYLSQLTVASENRTGYSRDLFPTWITISGTCNTREWILKRDGSNVVTDSACVAQSGSWYSPYDGATWYAAADVDIDHLVPLAEAWDSGASKWTTSQRQGFANDVTRPQLLAVTDNVNQAKGDQDPSTWMPSVSSYRCTYVRAWVQVKYYYNLSVDSAEKSALTNYLSGC